A section of the Flavobacterium ardleyense genome encodes:
- a CDS encoding murein L,D-transpeptidase catalytic domain family protein, producing MTYKILPLLAFAFLTVSTSTNAVKESSENKLETVTEKPTLYASNIKSAEISFESKAESIYKDLGALNTTIPQAESFKNALKGFYLLKEKGLIKKDIITIIDFSISSNQKRLWVIDMITKKVLYNSLVAHGRNSGNEFATSFSNVNESFKSSLGFFATGEIYVGKHGKSLRLDGLEKNVNDNARERAVVIHGADYVSEDFIKNNHRLGRSLGCPALPQGLTNEIINLIKDKSCLYIYHPSKAKPIAALVS from the coding sequence ATGACATACAAGATCCTACCATTATTAGCCTTTGCATTTCTTACAGTATCAACTAGTACAAATGCAGTCAAAGAATCATCAGAGAATAAATTAGAAACCGTAACAGAAAAACCTACACTTTACGCTTCAAACATAAAATCGGCAGAAATTAGCTTCGAAAGTAAAGCCGAAAGCATCTACAAAGATTTAGGAGCTTTAAATACTACAATTCCTCAGGCCGAAAGTTTTAAAAACGCACTCAAAGGATTTTATCTTTTGAAAGAAAAAGGTCTAATTAAAAAAGATATTATTACCATTATTGATTTCAGCATCTCGTCAAATCAAAAACGTTTATGGGTGATTGATATGATAACAAAAAAAGTGCTTTATAATTCGCTTGTAGCACATGGCAGAAATTCGGGCAATGAATTTGCCACAAGTTTTTCTAATGTTAATGAGTCTTTTAAAAGCTCACTAGGATTTTTTGCAACTGGCGAAATCTACGTTGGTAAGCATGGAAAATCTTTAAGACTTGATGGTCTTGAGAAAAACGTTAATGACAATGCTAGAGAAAGAGCAGTGGTAATCCACGGTGCAGACTATGTTTCTGAAGATTTTATCAAAAACAATCACAGACTAGGAAGAAGCTTAGGTTGTCCAGCACTTCCTCAAGGATTGACCAATGAGATAATAAATTTAATTAAAGACAAATCGTGTCTTTATATTTATCATCCTTCAAAAGCAAAACCAATCGCGGCATTAGTTTCGTAG
- a CDS encoding endonuclease/exonuclease/phosphatase family protein has translation MKTPFIFRLILIVLTLFAGQLTLAQISIVSWNLQNLGQSKSPETLEQIADFVRDYDIVAIQEVVAGYGGTQAVAALSDILNRKGARWMYVVSDPTQSSAYKTERYAYFWKPFKVQLINKPFLEKFYALEIDREPFFADFKYNGKIFTLVNFHAITKKMQPETEIKYFKFLPDLYPTKNLIFLGDFNCPQTHSVFNPLKKMGYESAFQNQKTTLRQKCFNNDCLASEFDNFFYKSDKIRFLKAEVIHFYKKYEDVKLARKLSDHIPILMIFDLL, from the coding sequence TTGAAAACACCATTTATTTTCCGTTTGATTCTAATTGTCCTCACCTTATTTGCTGGCCAACTTACGCTTGCGCAAATAAGTATAGTAAGTTGGAATTTACAGAATTTAGGACAGTCCAAATCGCCTGAAACTTTAGAGCAGATTGCTGATTTTGTGAGAGATTATGACATCGTAGCCATTCAGGAAGTTGTCGCCGGATATGGCGGAACGCAAGCTGTGGCTGCTTTGTCAGATATCCTAAATAGAAAAGGCGCAAGGTGGATGTACGTCGTTAGCGATCCAACTCAAAGTAGCGCGTACAAAACAGAACGGTATGCCTATTTCTGGAAACCATTCAAAGTTCAGCTCATAAATAAACCATTTCTGGAAAAATTTTACGCTCTCGAAATAGATCGTGAGCCCTTTTTTGCTGATTTTAAGTATAACGGAAAAATATTTACTTTGGTGAATTTTCACGCTATTACCAAGAAGATGCAACCTGAAACTGAGATTAAATATTTCAAATTCCTACCGGATTTATATCCTACAAAAAATCTAATATTTCTAGGAGATTTCAATTGTCCACAAACACATTCGGTTTTTAATCCTTTAAAGAAAATGGGTTATGAATCTGCTTTTCAAAATCAGAAAACTACCTTGAGGCAGAAGTGTTTTAATAATGATTGTCTTGCTTCCGAATTTGATAATTTCTTTTACAAAAGTGATAAAATTAGGTTTTTAAAAGCCGAAGTAATTCATTTTTATAAAAAGTATGAGGATGTCAAATTAGCTCGAAAACTATCAGATCATATTCCGATTTTGATGATTTTTGATTTACTTTAA
- the pdhA gene encoding pyruvate dehydrogenase (acetyl-transferring) E1 component subunit alpha, protein MKEITKEVYLKWYEDMLLWRKFEDKLAALYIQQKVRGFLHLYNGQEAVLAGALHVMNLDTDKMITAYRNHVQPIGMGVDPRRVMAELMGKKTGTSHGMGGSMHIFSKEKGFYGGHGIVGAQIPVGAGIAFADKYFERDGVTLTYFGDGAARQGSLHEAFNMAMLWKLPVVFIVENNGYAMGTSVERSANHTDIWKLGLGYEMPCGPVDGMNPVKVAEAMDEAISRARRGDGPTFLEMKTYRYRGHSMSDAQLYRSKDEIEEYKKIDPITQVLDVIKENNYATEEEIEAMDQRVKDLVQECVDFAEESEFPEVQQLYDVVYDQKDYPFIPHKL, encoded by the coding sequence ATGAAAGAAATAACAAAAGAAGTTTATTTGAAGTGGTACGAAGATATGCTGCTTTGGCGAAAATTTGAAGATAAATTAGCTGCACTATATATACAACAAAAAGTTAGGGGATTTTTACATTTGTACAATGGTCAGGAAGCAGTTTTAGCAGGAGCGTTACACGTAATGAATCTGGATACTGACAAAATGATTACTGCATACCGCAACCATGTTCAGCCAATAGGAATGGGAGTTGATCCCCGCCGAGTAATGGCAGAATTAATGGGTAAAAAGACGGGTACTTCTCACGGTATGGGGGGCTCTATGCACATCTTTTCTAAAGAAAAAGGTTTTTATGGTGGGCACGGAATTGTAGGTGCTCAAATTCCCGTAGGTGCAGGAATTGCATTTGCAGATAAATATTTTGAACGAGACGGCGTTACTTTAACTTACTTTGGTGATGGAGCTGCAAGACAAGGTTCACTTCACGAAGCTTTTAATATGGCTATGCTATGGAAACTTCCGGTAGTATTTATTGTCGAAAACAATGGATATGCAATGGGGACTTCGGTAGAAAGGTCAGCAAATCATACTGATATTTGGAAATTGGGCCTTGGCTACGAAATGCCTTGCGGTCCAGTTGACGGAATGAATCCTGTAAAAGTTGCTGAAGCTATGGACGAGGCAATCAGTAGAGCAAGACGAGGCGATGGGCCAACATTTCTTGAAATGAAAACGTATCGTTACAGAGGACACTCAATGTCTGATGCGCAATTGTATCGCTCAAAAGACGAAATAGAAGAATACAAAAAGATTGATCCAATCACACAAGTTTTGGATGTAATCAAAGAAAATAATTACGCAACCGAAGAGGAAATTGAAGCAATGGATCAACGAGTAAAAGACTTGGTTCAAGAATGTGTGGATTTTGCTGAAGAATCAGAATTCCCAGAAGTTCAACAGCTTTATGATGTTGTGTACGACCAAAAAGATTATCCATTTATTCCTCACAAACTATAA
- the gpmI gene encoding 2,3-bisphosphoglycerate-independent phosphoglycerate mutase produces MHKKVLLMILDGWGKSPDPKVSAIDNAHTPYIDSLYLKYPHAQLRTDGLNVGLPEGQMGNSEVGHMNLGAGRIVFQELQRINNACSSRQIMNEKVLLEAFAYAKKNQKKVHLMGLVSDGGVHSHINHLKALVEATQDFGLKDVFIHAFTDGRDVDPKSGEFFINELQNFTKDTTAKLATIIGRYYAMDRDRRWERIKLSYELLINGRGAPSQDAIKSIQESYANDITDEFINPIVMVDDHQKPIATIDKDDVVIFFNFRTDRGRQLVEAMTQTDYPDCEMHKLPLYFVTMTSYDDSFQNMHVIYYKDNLQKTLGEVLADAGKTQLRIAETEKYPHVTFFFSGGREDRFEGESRIMCPSPKVPTYDLQPEMSAFDICDQLVPVLEKSEVDFVCLNFANGDMVGHTGVMEAAIAACEAVDKAVERVLTAANNSDYTTILIADHGNCETMINPDGSPNTAHTTNPVPIILIDKTLKAIRNGVLADIAPTILELMGVEKPEVMTQHSLL; encoded by the coding sequence ATGCACAAAAAAGTACTTTTAATGATTCTTGACGGTTGGGGAAAATCTCCAGATCCCAAAGTTTCAGCCATTGACAATGCACATACTCCTTATATAGATAGTTTATACCTCAAATATCCTCACGCGCAGCTTCGTACAGACGGACTTAATGTTGGTTTGCCCGAGGGTCAAATGGGAAATAGCGAAGTTGGACACATGAATCTTGGTGCTGGTCGCATAGTTTTTCAGGAATTACAGCGGATAAATAATGCTTGTAGTTCTAGACAAATTATGAACGAGAAAGTTCTTTTGGAAGCTTTCGCTTACGCTAAAAAAAATCAAAAGAAAGTTCACTTGATGGGTTTGGTGTCAGATGGTGGAGTTCATTCGCACATCAATCACCTAAAAGCGCTCGTTGAAGCAACTCAAGATTTTGGACTCAAAGATGTGTTTATCCACGCCTTTACCGATGGTCGAGACGTTGATCCTAAATCCGGAGAGTTCTTTATTAATGAACTTCAAAATTTTACTAAAGATACTACGGCAAAGTTAGCTACAATAATTGGTCGCTATTATGCCATGGACCGCGATAGACGTTGGGAACGTATTAAACTTTCGTACGAACTTCTCATCAATGGTCGCGGCGCACCCTCTCAAGATGCTATAAAAAGTATTCAGGAAAGTTATGCGAATGATATTACTGATGAGTTTATCAATCCAATTGTCATGGTTGATGATCATCAGAAACCAATTGCTACAATAGATAAAGATGATGTTGTAATTTTCTTTAATTTCCGCACTGATAGAGGAAGACAGTTGGTAGAAGCAATGACGCAAACAGATTATCCAGATTGCGAAATGCATAAACTCCCGCTCTACTTTGTTACAATGACGAGCTATGATGATTCTTTCCAAAATATGCATGTCATCTACTACAAGGATAATTTACAAAAAACCTTGGGAGAGGTTCTCGCCGATGCCGGAAAAACTCAATTGCGAATTGCCGAAACAGAAAAATACCCACACGTTACTTTCTTCTTTTCAGGTGGACGAGAAGACCGATTTGAAGGTGAGAGCCGAATAATGTGTCCTTCCCCAAAAGTTCCGACCTATGATTTGCAGCCTGAAATGAGTGCATTTGATATCTGCGATCAACTAGTACCCGTTCTCGAAAAAAGCGAAGTCGATTTTGTATGTTTAAATTTTGCCAATGGCGATATGGTAGGACATACCGGCGTTATGGAAGCGGCAATTGCAGCTTGCGAAGCGGTTGACAAAGCGGTTGAGAGAGTGCTAACCGCAGCAAACAATAGCGATTATACTACAATCTTAATCGCAGATCACGGAAATTGCGAAACGATGATTAATCCTGACGGATCGCCAAATACCGCACATACAACCAATCCCGTCCCAATTATATTGATCGATAAGACGTTGAAAGCTATTCGCAACGGTGTATTGGCAGATATTGCCCCAACTATATTGGAATTGATGGGTGTAGAAAAACCTGAAGTAATGACTCAGCATTCATTATTATAA
- a CDS encoding L,D-transpeptidase family protein: MSARFHFLYFLLASFLLVTSCKKKDSANLDAKAPIEYSKKAAEKFVALAIDSTSLAGESANLLFDLYKKNNFTTIWNLTSQRQNVLNSIASCGSDGLNPEDYHLKKLSDKEGVISSASEKERIEYDIELSAAAQKFLSHLSNGKLNPKKLYSDWEIKRNKYDINAHLYNAIKGDSILEAVASATPQHQVYKSLKQALKILETFPDQKFSTIKSDQKIQLNDSVKDLITIKKKLIYWKDLQASAPLSPVYDTLTYKALKRFQVRHGLSADGVIGRGTIAALNETKQDRESQIIANMERWRWYRRSFGDYYIILNIADYKMRVVKNNDTINTRRVAVGTIKRKTPILTSKLSDIVINPTWTVPPTILKEDLVPSARNNRSYFARTNISIFDWSNNPISPENWDPDNYTKYRYVQGPGDNNSLGNVKFNFPNSHMVYLHDTNHKNIFSRNNRSLSSGCVRVENPLPLAEMLLNNSRWSLDSIKSTISRLETTSVKMKDPVYIYQYYWTAWSENGQLIFRDDIYNLDKDLSKKLRN; the protein is encoded by the coding sequence ATGTCTGCACGTTTTCATTTTTTATATTTCTTGCTCGCTTCGTTTCTCTTGGTTACTTCCTGCAAGAAGAAGGACAGTGCAAATCTTGATGCAAAAGCACCGATTGAATATTCTAAAAAAGCAGCTGAAAAATTTGTTGCACTTGCAATTGATTCCACTTCTCTAGCAGGAGAGAGTGCGAATCTTCTTTTCGATTTGTATAAGAAAAACAACTTCACTACTATTTGGAATCTTACATCCCAGCGCCAAAATGTCCTAAATTCAATTGCATCTTGCGGATCTGACGGTCTCAATCCGGAAGATTACCATTTAAAAAAACTTTCGGACAAGGAAGGAGTTATTTCTTCTGCATCTGAAAAAGAGCGAATTGAATACGATATTGAGCTTAGCGCAGCTGCACAGAAATTCTTGTCGCATCTATCAAACGGAAAACTCAATCCGAAGAAATTGTACTCAGACTGGGAGATAAAACGTAATAAATACGATATTAATGCTCATTTATACAATGCCATCAAAGGTGATTCTATCCTTGAAGCAGTTGCAAGTGCAACACCCCAACATCAAGTGTATAAGAGTCTGAAACAAGCCTTAAAAATTTTGGAAACCTTTCCTGATCAGAAATTCAGCACAATTAAGTCTGATCAAAAAATTCAGCTTAATGATAGTGTAAAAGATCTTATTACAATCAAGAAAAAATTAATCTATTGGAAGGATTTGCAAGCATCTGCTCCACTTTCGCCGGTTTATGATACTCTTACATACAAAGCTCTGAAAAGATTTCAGGTCCGACACGGACTTAGTGCGGATGGTGTAATTGGTCGTGGTACGATTGCCGCTTTGAATGAAACTAAGCAAGATAGGGAAAGTCAAATAATTGCAAATATGGAACGATGGAGATGGTATCGAAGATCTTTTGGTGACTATTACATTATATTAAATATTGCTGACTATAAAATGCGGGTCGTGAAAAATAATGATACTATTAATACTAGAAGAGTTGCCGTAGGAACAATAAAAAGAAAAACGCCGATTTTGACATCGAAGCTAAGTGATATTGTAATAAATCCAACATGGACCGTCCCTCCTACTATTTTGAAAGAAGATTTAGTTCCCTCTGCTCGTAATAATCGAAGCTACTTTGCCAGAACAAATATTTCGATTTTTGATTGGTCAAATAATCCTATAAGTCCAGAAAATTGGGATCCGGATAATTATACCAAGTATCGATATGTGCAGGGACCTGGAGATAATAATTCTTTGGGGAATGTGAAATTCAATTTTCCGAATTCACATATGGTCTATTTACACGATACAAACCACAAAAATATTTTTAGTCGAAATAATCGTTCCCTGAGTTCGGGTTGTGTAAGAGTAGAAAATCCACTACCACTGGCCGAAATGCTTTTGAATAACAGCCGATGGTCTCTGGATTCTATTAAATCGACCATTTCAAGACTTGAAACTACAAGTGTAAAAATGAAAGATCCTGTTTATATTTATCAGTATTATTGGACTGCCTGGAGTGAAAATGGTCAGCTGATTTTTCGAGATGATATTTACAATCTGGACAAAGATCTTAGCAAAAAACTACGAAACTAA
- a CDS encoding GNAT family N-acetyltransferase codes for MNTIRQIDAEATFAVRHSVLRAGKPVETCKFDGDNLPVTMHFGYYQDDKLVGVASLYKKSSNLIKNSRQFQLRGMAVLDSHQNMGIGASLYNYCKKYCLSQQHATMWFNARSAAVPFYKSMHAKIRSEAFIIPEVGEHYVMVSD; via the coding sequence ATGAATACTATTAGACAAATTGACGCTGAAGCTACTTTCGCAGTGAGACATTCAGTTTTGAGAGCTGGAAAACCTGTAGAAACTTGCAAATTTGATGGAGATAATTTGCCCGTAACGATGCATTTTGGGTATTATCAAGATGACAAATTGGTTGGAGTGGCTTCTTTATATAAAAAAAGTTCGAACTTGATTAAAAATTCTCGTCAATTTCAACTTCGGGGAATGGCGGTATTAGACTCTCATCAAAATATGGGAATCGGCGCCTCTCTATATAATTACTGCAAAAAATATTGCTTATCGCAACAACACGCTACTATGTGGTTTAACGCGCGCTCAGCTGCTGTGCCATTTTATAAAAGTATGCACGCAAAAATTAGAAGTGAAGCTTTTATCATTCCTGAGGTTGGCGAGCATTATGTAATGGTTTCAGATTAG
- a CDS encoding acyl-CoA dehydrogenase family protein — MSFFSKIKNTISLLKQVDLDQLAKINEKIDLAEAMTALGSLDDNQLKGLMKMLKTKKKKSQSELPPVDGDFYDLSLKLTPEERELQLKVRKFMEEEIRPIANHYWNRAEFPFEIIPKMAELNIAGLTYDGYGCGNKSSLMEGIIAQELARVDVSISTFFGVHSGLAMGSIYLCGSEEQKQEWLPAMQRMEKIGAFGLTEPEVGSGVAGGMDTTCKFDGEKWILNGQKKWIGNATFADVIIIWARDSDSNEVKGFLVRKENPGFKAEKMEDKMALRTVQNAIVTLTDCIIEEKDKLQNANSFKDTAKVLKMTRAGVAWQAVGCARGAYESALKYTKEREQFGRPIASFQLIQNHLVEMLSNLTAMQTMVYRLSELQDQGLLKDEHASLAKVFCSMKTRDVVSRAREVMGGNGILLEYDVARFVADAEAIYSYEGTKEINTLIVGRAITGFGAFVN, encoded by the coding sequence ATGTCATTTTTCTCCAAAATAAAAAATACAATCTCTCTCTTAAAACAAGTTGATCTTGACCAATTAGCTAAGATCAACGAAAAAATTGATTTAGCCGAAGCGATGACTGCTTTAGGTTCTCTAGATGATAATCAGTTAAAAGGTTTGATGAAAATGCTAAAAACCAAAAAGAAGAAAAGTCAGAGCGAATTGCCTCCGGTTGATGGAGATTTTTATGATTTAAGTTTAAAGCTAACTCCAGAAGAGCGCGAACTTCAATTAAAAGTTCGGAAGTTTATGGAAGAAGAAATCAGACCGATTGCAAATCATTATTGGAATCGTGCCGAATTCCCTTTCGAAATTATTCCCAAGATGGCCGAGCTTAATATTGCTGGCCTGACCTACGACGGTTATGGATGTGGAAATAAATCCTCATTGATGGAAGGAATCATTGCGCAAGAATTAGCGAGAGTCGATGTGTCAATCTCAACCTTTTTTGGAGTTCACAGCGGACTTGCAATGGGTTCAATTTACCTCTGCGGAAGCGAGGAGCAAAAGCAAGAATGGTTACCTGCAATGCAACGAATGGAGAAAATTGGTGCCTTCGGGCTTACCGAGCCCGAAGTTGGATCTGGCGTGGCGGGCGGAATGGATACCACTTGTAAATTTGATGGCGAAAAATGGATTCTAAACGGTCAGAAAAAATGGATTGGCAACGCAACCTTTGCCGATGTGATAATCATTTGGGCTAGAGATAGTGATAGCAACGAAGTAAAAGGATTTCTGGTTCGGAAAGAAAACCCAGGTTTCAAAGCCGAAAAGATGGAGGACAAGATGGCCTTGCGAACCGTTCAAAATGCAATTGTCACTCTCACAGATTGTATTATTGAAGAAAAAGACAAATTACAGAACGCAAATTCTTTCAAAGACACTGCCAAAGTTCTAAAAATGACTCGCGCGGGAGTTGCTTGGCAAGCTGTTGGATGTGCTCGTGGAGCATATGAAAGCGCCCTGAAATATACCAAAGAAAGAGAACAATTTGGAAGACCAATCGCTTCTTTCCAGCTTATTCAAAATCACTTGGTTGAAATGCTTTCCAACCTAACTGCAATGCAAACTATGGTATATCGCCTTTCCGAATTACAAGATCAAGGTTTATTAAAAGATGAACATGCATCACTTGCCAAAGTCTTTTGCAGTATGAAAACCCGCGATGTTGTGAGCCGAGCCCGCGAAGTAATGGGCGGTAACGGAATTTTGCTAGAATATGATGTTGCGAGATTTGTCGCCGATGCTGAAGCGATCTATAGCTACGAAGGAACGAAAGAAATTAATACGCTGATTGTAGGGAGAGCAATCACAGGCTTTGGGGCTTTTGTAAATTAA
- a CDS encoding pyruvate dehydrogenase complex dihydrolipoamide acetyltransferase has translation MAHKITMPRLSDTMTEGTVAKWLKKVGDKIEEGDILAEIETDKATMEFEAFEAGTLLYIGLQDGDSAPVDSLLAIVGKEGEDYKSLLEEGNDSKEEDSKEDSKEESKSEDKKDQKSEDKSEDSKEDKPKEDSSKSKELPKGVVVVKMPRLSDTMTEGTVATWIKKVGDKIEEGDILAEIETDKATMEFESFNEGTLLYIGIKEGESAPIDSILAILGPEGTDVSGIADNFSSHEEDTSNDKKEKSEDSKEDKKEDRSESKETASTEEKSTSSSSSNDDKRVFISPLARKIAEEKGINLNDLKGSGENGRIIKSDIENYKPQEAKPAAQAAPAAAASGQTSAPAQAAAPARPFVAAEETDVQEVKNSQMRKTIARRLAESKFTAPHYYLTIEVVMDQAMASRKTINSLPDTKVSFNDLVIKACAMALKKHPRVNSTWKEDVTVINHHVHIGVAVAVEDGLLVPVLPFADQRTLTQIGAEVKNLASKAKNKKLQPSEMEGSTFTVSNLGMFGISEFTSIINQPNSAILSVGAIEEKPVVKDGQIVVGNTMKLTLACDHRTVDGATGAEFLQTLRQYLENPVTMLA, from the coding sequence ATGGCACATAAAATAACAATGCCTCGCCTTAGCGATACTATGACTGAGGGAACAGTGGCGAAATGGTTAAAAAAAGTTGGCGATAAAATCGAAGAAGGAGATATCCTTGCCGAAATTGAAACTGACAAAGCAACTATGGAGTTTGAAGCTTTTGAAGCTGGAACTCTTTTATATATTGGACTTCAAGATGGCGATTCGGCTCCGGTTGATTCACTGTTAGCAATAGTTGGAAAAGAAGGCGAAGATTATAAATCTTTACTTGAAGAAGGTAATGATTCAAAAGAAGAGGATTCGAAAGAGGACTCTAAAGAAGAATCTAAATCCGAAGACAAAAAAGATCAAAAGTCAGAAGATAAATCTGAGGATTCAAAAGAAGATAAGCCGAAAGAGGATTCATCAAAATCTAAAGAACTTCCAAAAGGAGTTGTTGTTGTAAAAATGCCACGCCTTAGTGATACTATGACGGAAGGGACTGTTGCAACTTGGATTAAAAAAGTTGGCGACAAAATAGAAGAAGGAGATATTCTTGCTGAAATCGAAACTGACAAAGCAACCATGGAGTTCGAATCTTTTAACGAAGGAACTTTATTATATATCGGAATCAAGGAAGGTGAATCTGCTCCAATTGATAGCATTCTTGCGATATTAGGACCTGAAGGAACTGATGTTAGCGGGATTGCAGACAACTTTTCTTCGCATGAAGAAGATACTTCTAATGATAAGAAAGAAAAATCAGAAGACTCAAAAGAGGATAAAAAAGAGGATAGATCAGAATCGAAAGAAACTGCTTCAACCGAAGAAAAATCTACTTCTTCTAGTTCATCAAATGATGACAAACGCGTATTTATTTCGCCATTAGCGAGAAAAATTGCGGAAGAAAAAGGAATTAATCTAAATGATTTAAAAGGTTCTGGCGAAAATGGCCGAATCATTAAATCGGATATAGAAAATTATAAGCCACAAGAAGCAAAACCTGCTGCTCAAGCTGCTCCGGCGGCTGCTGCTTCAGGACAAACTTCTGCGCCTGCGCAAGCCGCTGCACCTGCACGACCATTTGTTGCTGCTGAAGAAACAGATGTACAAGAAGTGAAAAATTCGCAAATGCGCAAGACTATTGCTCGCAGACTTGCTGAATCAAAATTCACTGCTCCTCACTATTACTTGACTATTGAGGTAGTGATGGATCAAGCGATGGCTTCAAGAAAAACTATCAATTCATTGCCAGATACTAAAGTTTCGTTCAACGATTTAGTAATCAAAGCCTGTGCGATGGCTCTTAAAAAACACCCTCGTGTCAATTCTACTTGGAAAGAGGATGTTACAGTAATTAACCACCATGTTCATATTGGTGTGGCAGTAGCAGTCGAAGATGGATTACTTGTTCCTGTTTTACCTTTTGCAGATCAACGCACTTTGACTCAAATTGGTGCTGAAGTGAAAAACCTTGCATCAAAAGCTAAGAATAAAAAATTACAACCATCAGAAATGGAAGGAAGTACCTTCACAGTTTCTAACTTAGGAATGTTTGGAATTTCTGAATTTACCTCAATTATCAATCAGCCAAATTCTGCGATCTTATCTGTTGGTGCAATCGAAGAAAAGCCAGTTGTAAAGGATGGTCAAATTGTAGTTGGAAATACAATGAAATTAACGCTTGCTTGCGACCACCGTACTGTCGATGGCGCAACGGGAGCAGAGTTTTTACAAACGCTTCGTCAGTATTTAGAAAATCCAGTGACAATGTTAGCATAA
- a CDS encoding glycosyltransferase, translating to MSQKILIIGIVWPEPKSSAAGTRMLQLLQFLKSYDYEITFCSAAMRSDYSLNFYELNIATQQIELNSSSFDDYIKSQNPDIVIFDRFMIEEQYGWRVAENCPDALRILDTEDLHCLRLARQVAYKKGTEFELDSLLLQDVAKREMASILRCDLSLIISEFEMQVLQNVFNISEKLLHYIPIFAEKSTGVIASFEERNNFLFIGNYLHEPNKQAALLLKKEIWPLIRKQLPEAKIQIYGAYATQEILQLNNIKEGFLVKCRAQDANEVMVNSRVLLAPMPFGAGLKGKLLESMQNGTPSITTNIGAEGISNNANWNGFVTDDYNEFANAAVRLYSDKEDWNSAQEKGFKILTNRFDKSLFEDELQNRIVELQKNLKAHRKQNFFGALLQHHTLTSSKYLSKWIEAKNK from the coding sequence ATGTCGCAGAAAATTTTAATTATCGGAATTGTTTGGCCAGAACCAAAATCTTCGGCTGCAGGAACGAGAATGTTGCAACTTTTGCAGTTTTTGAAATCCTACGACTACGAAATTACTTTTTGTTCGGCGGCGATGCGAAGTGATTATTCTTTGAATTTTTACGAATTAAATATCGCGACGCAGCAGATTGAATTGAATTCTTCGAGCTTTGATGATTATATAAAATCCCAAAATCCAGACATCGTAATTTTTGATCGCTTTATGATCGAAGAGCAGTATGGCTGGAGAGTTGCGGAAAATTGTCCTGACGCTTTGCGAATTTTGGATACCGAAGATTTGCATTGTTTGAGATTGGCCAGGCAAGTTGCCTATAAGAAAGGAACAGAATTTGAGCTGGACAGTTTGCTTTTGCAGGATGTTGCAAAGCGTGAAATGGCTAGTATTTTAAGATGTGATTTATCGCTGATTATTTCTGAATTTGAAATGCAGGTTCTTCAAAATGTTTTTAATATTTCTGAAAAACTACTTCACTATATTCCGATTTTTGCTGAAAAATCGACTGGAGTTATTGCAAGTTTTGAGGAAAGAAATAACTTTCTGTTTATTGGAAATTACCTTCATGAACCAAATAAGCAAGCGGCTTTATTGCTGAAAAAGGAAATTTGGCCGTTGATTAGAAAACAACTTCCAGAAGCCAAAATTCAGATTTATGGCGCTTATGCAACTCAAGAAATTTTACAACTGAACAATATAAAAGAGGGATTTCTAGTAAAGTGTCGCGCGCAAGATGCAAATGAAGTTATGGTTAATTCCAGAGTGTTGCTTGCGCCAATGCCTTTTGGTGCGGGACTCAAAGGCAAACTTTTGGAATCGATGCAAAATGGAACGCCATCAATTACTACAAATATTGGCGCAGAAGGTATTTCAAATAATGCGAATTGGAATGGATTTGTGACTGATGATTATAATGAGTTTGCAAATGCTGCAGTTCGATTATATTCTGATAAAGAAGATTGGAATTCAGCTCAAGAAAAAGGATTTAAAATTTTGACCAATCGATTTGATAAAAGTCTTTTTGAAGATGAACTGCAAAATAGAATTGTAGAATTACAGAAAAACTTAAAAGCGCATCGAAAGCAAAATTTCTTTGGAGCGCTCTTGCAACATCACACTTTAACTAGCTCTAAATATCTTTCAAAATGGATTGAGGCAAAAAATAAATAG